One Ricinus communis isolate WT05 ecotype wild-type chromosome 1, ASM1957865v1, whole genome shotgun sequence DNA window includes the following coding sequences:
- the LOC8265893 gene encoding pto-interacting protein 1 isoform X1: MSCFGCCEEDDMHKAADSGGPYPVKSSAGNVGGYHASETAPRGAQAVKIQPIEVPSISVDELKEVTDNFGINSLIGEGSYGRVYYGILKSGQAAAIKKLDASKQPDDEFLAQVSMVSRLKHENFVQLLGYCVDGNSRVLAYEFASNGSLHDILHGRKGVKGAQPGPVLSWQQRVKIAVGAAKGLEYLHEKADPHIIHRDIKSSNVLIFDDDVAKIADFDLSNQAPDMAARLHSTRVLGTFGYHAPEYAMTGQLNAKSDVYSFGVVLLELLTGRKPVDHTLPRGQQSLVTWATPKLSEDKVRQCVDTRLQGDYPPKAVAKMAAVAALCVQYEADFRPNMSIVVKALQPLLNARPGPAGETPSL; this comes from the exons ATGAGCTGCTTTGGCTGCTGTGAGGAAGATGACATGCATAAAGCTGCTGACAGTGGAGGTCCATACCCTGTTAAAAGTTCAGCAG GGAATGTTGGAGGTTATCATGCATCAGAAACTGCACCAAGGGGAGCTCAGGCTGTTAAAATCCAGCCTATTGAAGTCCCTTCCATTTCAGTGGATGAATTGAAGGAAGTTACAGATAACTTTGGGATAAATTCTCTTATTGGAGAGGGTTCATATGGAAGAGTGTATTATGGGATTCTTAAAAGTGGGCAAGCTGCCGCTATCAAAAAATTAGATGCAAGCAAACAGCCCGATGATGAGTTCTTGGCACAG GTTTCCATGGTATCACGGCTTAAGCATGAAAATTTTGTACAATTGCTTGGTTATTGTGTTGATGGAAATTCCCGTGTACTTGCCTATGAATTTGCGTCCAATGGATCTCTTCATGATATTCTTCATG GGAGGAAAGGTGTTAAAGGAGCACAACCTGGTCCTGTACTTTCGTGGCAGCAGCGGGTAAAAATTGCTGTTGGGGCTGCAAAAGGCCTTGAATACTTGCATGAAAAGGCTGATCCTCACATTATTCATCGTGATATTAAGTCAAGCAATGTTCttatttttgatgatgatgttgcAAAGATTGCGGATTTTGATTTATCAAATCAAGCTCCAGACATGGCAGCACGTCTTCACTCCACTCGCGTTCTAGGAACATTTGGTTACCATGCTCCTGA ATATGCAATGACTGGACAGTTGAATGCAAAGAGTGATGTATACAGTTTTGGGGTTGTGCTACTTGAGCTTCTGACTGGGCGGAAACCAGTTGACCATACATTACCTCGGGGGCAGCAGAGTCTTGTGACATGG GCCACACCGAAACTTAGCGAGGACAAGGTTAGGCAATGTGTTGATACAAGACTTCAAGGGGATTACCCACCTAAGGCAGTCGCAAAG ATGGCGGCTGTTGCTGCCTTGTGTGTGCAATATGAAGCGGACTTCAGGCCTAACATGAGTATTGTAGTTAAAGCTCTTCAGCCCCTCTTAAATGCCCGGCCAGGACCAGCTGGTGAAACACCAAGCCTATAA
- the LOC8265893 gene encoding probable receptor-like protein kinase At2g47060 isoform X2, with amino-acid sequence MTCIKLLTVEVHTLLKVQQFFLSGNVGGYHASETAPRGAQAVKIQPIEVPSISVDELKEVTDNFGINSLIGEGSYGRVYYGILKSGQAAAIKKLDASKQPDDEFLAQVSMVSRLKHENFVQLLGYCVDGNSRVLAYEFASNGSLHDILHGRKGVKGAQPGPVLSWQQRVKIAVGAAKGLEYLHEKADPHIIHRDIKSSNVLIFDDDVAKIADFDLSNQAPDMAARLHSTRVLGTFGYHAPEYAMTGQLNAKSDVYSFGVVLLELLTGRKPVDHTLPRGQQSLVTWATPKLSEDKVRQCVDTRLQGDYPPKAVAKMAAVAALCVQYEADFRPNMSIVVKALQPLLNARPGPAGETPSL; translated from the exons ATGACATGCATAAAGCTGCTGACAGTGGAGGTCCATACCCTGTTAAAAGTTCAGCAG tttttcttgtCAGGGAATGTTGGAGGTTATCATGCATCAGAAACTGCACCAAGGGGAGCTCAGGCTGTTAAAATCCAGCCTATTGAAGTCCCTTCCATTTCAGTGGATGAATTGAAGGAAGTTACAGATAACTTTGGGATAAATTCTCTTATTGGAGAGGGTTCATATGGAAGAGTGTATTATGGGATTCTTAAAAGTGGGCAAGCTGCCGCTATCAAAAAATTAGATGCAAGCAAACAGCCCGATGATGAGTTCTTGGCACAG GTTTCCATGGTATCACGGCTTAAGCATGAAAATTTTGTACAATTGCTTGGTTATTGTGTTGATGGAAATTCCCGTGTACTTGCCTATGAATTTGCGTCCAATGGATCTCTTCATGATATTCTTCATG GGAGGAAAGGTGTTAAAGGAGCACAACCTGGTCCTGTACTTTCGTGGCAGCAGCGGGTAAAAATTGCTGTTGGGGCTGCAAAAGGCCTTGAATACTTGCATGAAAAGGCTGATCCTCACATTATTCATCGTGATATTAAGTCAAGCAATGTTCttatttttgatgatgatgttgcAAAGATTGCGGATTTTGATTTATCAAATCAAGCTCCAGACATGGCAGCACGTCTTCACTCCACTCGCGTTCTAGGAACATTTGGTTACCATGCTCCTGA ATATGCAATGACTGGACAGTTGAATGCAAAGAGTGATGTATACAGTTTTGGGGTTGTGCTACTTGAGCTTCTGACTGGGCGGAAACCAGTTGACCATACATTACCTCGGGGGCAGCAGAGTCTTGTGACATGG GCCACACCGAAACTTAGCGAGGACAAGGTTAGGCAATGTGTTGATACAAGACTTCAAGGGGATTACCCACCTAAGGCAGTCGCAAAG ATGGCGGCTGTTGCTGCCTTGTGTGTGCAATATGAAGCGGACTTCAGGCCTAACATGAGTATTGTAGTTAAAGCTCTTCAGCCCCTCTTAAATGCCCGGCCAGGACCAGCTGGTGAAACACCAAGCCTATAA